In Solanum lycopersicum chromosome 5, SLM_r2.1, the following are encoded in one genomic region:
- the LOC101259936 gene encoding flavin mononucleotide hydrolase 1, chloroplatic has product MALLLSWRPSSAYNISFPFTMKNTSSSKSVKMGSFSTISCSITSSSASTMVAQRKLPILLFDVMDTIVRDPFYHDVPAFFRMSMKELLESKHPTSWIEFEKGLISEEELTRKFFKDGRSFDMEGLKNCMRRRYSYLEGVEGLLNSLKKNGYEIHAFTNYPIWYQMIEDELKLSNYLSWTFCSCIFGKRKPDPDFYLEVVKHLNVNVSNCIFVDDRMGNVEAAVKLGLKGLQFKNADLLQKDLSLLGVDISTNESEDLIECSS; this is encoded by the exons AtggctttattgttatcatggAGACCATCTTCTGCTTATAATATCAGTTTTCCATTTACAATGAAGAATACATCTTCTTCTAAATCTGTAAAAATGGGGTCTTTTAGCACTATCAGCTGCAGTATCACTTCTTCATCAGCGTCAACAATGGTGGCTCAGAGGAAACTTCCAATTTTGCTTTTTGATGTTATGGATACTATTGTTCGTGACCCTTTTTACCATGATGTCCCTGCCTTCTTCAG AATGTCAATGAAAGAATTGCTGGAAAGCAAGCATCCAACTTCCTGGATTGAGTTTGAAAAAGGCCTTATCAGTGAG GAGGAGTTGACTAGGAAATTCTTCAAGGATGGAAGATCTTTTGATATGGAAG GTCTCAAAAACTGTATGAGAAGACGATATTCCTACCTTGAAGGTGTTGAAGGATTATTgaattctttgaaaaaaaatggcTATGAAATCCATGCTTTCACAAATTATCCAATCTG GTACCAGATGATTGAGGACGAGCTAAAACTCTCAAATTACCTATCTTGGACATTTTGTTCCTGTATATTTG GAAAACGGAAGCCTGATCCCGATTTTTATTTAGAAGTTGTAAAGCATCTCAATGTAAATGTTTCCAACTGCATTTTTGTTGATGACAG GATGGGGAAcgttgaagctgcagttaaacTCGGACTTAAAGGCCTTCAATTCAAGAATGCAGATTTGTTGCAGAAGGACTTATCTCTCCTCGGTGTCGATATATCAACAAATGAAAGTGAAGATCTGATTGAATGTTCATCATAA